A region of Pseudarthrobacter sp. NIBRBAC000502770 DNA encodes the following proteins:
- the trmB gene encoding tRNA (guanosine(46)-N7)-methyltransferase TrmB: MSESPENPQQPHVPRPVTPGTQASFGTYGGRPVSFVRRGTRLQGRRQAAWEEHAERWAVDVPRHVANTSVHPDYTFDAAAEFGRDAPLIVEIGSGLGDAICHAAEQNPGTNFLAVEVYTPGLANTIIKINSRGLDNVRVVEANAPEVLATMLPEGSVSELWVFFPDPWHKSRHHKRRLIQPEFAGLAARALKPGGLFRIATDWSNYAVHVRDVMAGSADFENLHTGERRGPESPLTQVWQSGVEAVVGGAPVREGRAPVSTEHTGPNEGVDETGGWAPRFEGRIRTSFEAKAHEAGRLIFDLCYRRR, translated from the coding sequence ATGAGTGAATCCCCTGAAAACCCCCAGCAGCCGCATGTCCCCAGGCCCGTGACACCGGGGACCCAGGCCTCCTTCGGCACATACGGCGGCCGCCCGGTCAGTTTCGTGCGCCGCGGCACCCGTCTCCAGGGCCGCCGGCAGGCAGCCTGGGAGGAACACGCCGAACGGTGGGCCGTGGACGTGCCCCGGCACGTGGCCAACACCTCGGTCCACCCCGACTACACCTTTGACGCCGCGGCTGAGTTCGGCCGGGACGCCCCGCTCATCGTTGAGATCGGTTCGGGCCTGGGCGACGCCATTTGCCACGCGGCGGAACAGAACCCCGGCACCAACTTCCTGGCCGTGGAGGTCTACACGCCGGGACTGGCCAACACCATCATCAAGATCAACAGCCGGGGCCTGGACAACGTCCGCGTGGTGGAGGCGAACGCGCCCGAAGTTCTGGCCACCATGCTGCCTGAAGGCTCGGTCAGCGAATTGTGGGTCTTCTTCCCGGACCCGTGGCACAAGTCGCGGCACCACAAGCGCCGGCTCATCCAGCCGGAGTTCGCCGGCCTCGCTGCCCGCGCGCTGAAGCCGGGCGGCCTGTTCCGGATCGCCACCGACTGGTCCAACTACGCAGTCCACGTCCGCGATGTCATGGCCGGCTCCGCAGACTTCGAGAACCTCCACACCGGCGAGCGCCGCGGCCCCGAAAGCCCCCTGACGCAGGTGTGGCAGTCCGGTGTCGAAGCGGTGGTGGGCGGTGCACCCGTGCGGGAAGGACGTGCACCGGTGAGCACGGAACACACCGGGCCCAACGAAGGCGTGGACGAGACCGGCGGCTGGGCCCCCCGCTTCGAGGGCCGGATCAGGACCAGCTTCGAGGCGAAGGCGCATGAGGCCGGCCGGTTGATCTTCGACCTCTGCTACCGCCGCCGCTAA